In the genome of Bacillota bacterium, one region contains:
- a CDS encoding ATP-binding cassette domain-containing protein, translating into MALKGVDIAVPPARITSLIGPNGAGKTTLFNIISGALKPDSGKVILAGTDITGKPPYRVSQLGIARTFQLRNIFHDLSVFENVNAGFLKDQGSRPSENRERAMDIIAYLGLKEKSNRPVSSLSPLEMKLVELGRALATRPRLLLLDELLGGLIGPETQKICEFIEDLRFKGYTILQIGHEMKPIMRTSDWIYVLSEGEKIAEGPPETIRQNGEVLAIYLELEE; encoded by the coding sequence GTGGCCTTAAAGGGTGTTGACATTGCTGTTCCCCCGGCAAGGATCACGTCCTTGATAGGGCCCAACGGTGCCGGCAAAACAACCTTGTTTAACATCATTTCCGGTGCTTTGAAGCCTGACTCAGGAAAGGTCATTCTTGCAGGCACGGACATTACCGGGAAGCCACCGTACAGGGTCTCCCAGCTTGGGATTGCGAGGACATTCCAATTACGCAACATATTTCACGACCTCAGTGTCTTCGAAAACGTCAACGCCGGATTCCTGAAAGACCAGGGCTCAAGGCCATCGGAGAACCGTGAACGGGCCATGGATATTATTGCCTACCTAGGCCTGAAAGAAAAGTCAAATCGGCCAGTGAGCAGCCTGTCTCCCCTCGAAATGAAACTGGTGGAGCTGGGGAGGGCGTTAGCCACAAGGCCAAGACTCCTTCTTCTTGACGAATTGCTTGGAGGTCTTATAGGGCCTGAGACTCAGAAGATCTGCGAATTCATAGAAGACTTGCGTTTCAAAGGCTATACCATCCTGCAGATTGGGCACGAAATGAAACCGATCATGCGCACCTCTGACTGGATTTATGTCCTCAGTGAGGGAGAGAAGATCGCGGAAGGACCCCCAGAGACAATACGTCAAAATGGCGAGGTACTGGCAATTTACCTGGAATTGGAGGAGTAA
- a CDS encoding branched-chain amino acid ABC transporter permease: MGGIITGVIIGGVLSLPVMGVALVYGVSGILNYAIATIGTFGVFVTWMLRPSLGTVPSIMAGLLSSFALGFGLQRFILNPVIRKKGIDLTLFFIITFGIATVVSGLTKILFPRPTISIELPKVGTLLMAGAAVDVSKVIGVIIAVAVLFGIWIVELTTKTGKAWVATSQNLKMAKLVGINVELVFSLVSGIGHALGFVGALFWAVLYNLTVNTGWDLCFLGYIIAIVGGIGNVWGGMISALIMGIVISLAGYWLGGMWQSVLLYGILLVILIIAPRGILGKER; this comes from the coding sequence ATGGGGGGCATCATCACAGGGGTCATCATAGGAGGGGTTCTCTCCTTGCCGGTAATGGGTGTTGCGCTCGTCTATGGGGTTTCGGGAATCCTCAACTACGCCATCGCCACCATCGGCACCTTCGGCGTATTCGTCACCTGGATGCTGCGCCCGTCTCTCGGGACCGTCCCTTCTATCATGGCAGGCTTGCTCAGCAGTTTTGCCCTAGGTTTCGGACTGCAGCGATTCATCTTGAACCCAGTCATCAGGAAGAAGGGTATCGATCTTACATTGTTCTTCATCATTACTTTTGGCATCGCTACGGTCGTGTCGGGATTAACCAAGATCCTCTTCCCAAGGCCGACAATATCCATAGAGCTGCCAAAGGTCGGCACTCTCCTCATGGCGGGCGCTGCGGTGGATGTGAGTAAGGTGATTGGTGTAATCATCGCTGTGGCAGTGCTGTTCGGCATTTGGATCGTTGAACTGACAACAAAGACTGGCAAGGCATGGGTTGCGACATCCCAAAACCTCAAGATGGCCAAGCTGGTGGGGATCAATGTTGAACTGGTATTCAGTCTAGTCTCAGGCATTGGCCATGCCCTGGGTTTCGTTGGCGCCCTGTTCTGGGCGGTTCTGTACAACCTCACGGTTAACACGGGCTGGGATCTGTGTTTTCTCGGTTACATCATCGCTATCGTGGGTGGGATAGGAAACGTGTGGGGCGGGATGATCAGTGCTTTGATCATGGGCATCGTCATAAGCCTTGCTGGCTACTGGTTAGGCGGAATGTGGCAAAGCGTTCTCTTGTACGGAATCCTGCTGGTCATTCTCATCATTGCCCCTAGGGGGATCCTCGGCAAAGAACGTTAG
- a CDS encoding ABC transporter ATP-binding protein codes for MPVPLLDARQLTVAHGPYLALKGVDFSVSEGEIVAIVGPNGGGKTTLLETFAGLNNPRSGDLIFLGRAIARLSPLQRRKMGLMLIPQEGNLFPAMSVRDNLQLGAFFGSKDTTSELLRHVFHAFPRLEGRISQVAGTMSGGEQKMLAIGIGIVSDARVLMIDELSLGLAPKVVASILAILRDFRDRTGITIILSEQSIKALEVADRVYGLDAGEIVFTENAREMNRELVKALYMGA; via the coding sequence GTGCCTGTTCCCCTGTTGGATGCAAGACAGCTTACGGTAGCGCACGGTCCCTACCTGGCCCTTAAGGGGGTAGATTTCTCTGTGTCCGAAGGTGAGATCGTGGCTATCGTTGGGCCAAACGGTGGTGGCAAAACCACCTTGTTAGAGACCTTCGCCGGCCTGAACAACCCAAGGTCGGGAGACCTGATCTTCTTGGGCAGGGCGATCGCGAGGTTGAGCCCGCTGCAGCGGAGGAAAATGGGCCTTATGCTGATCCCACAGGAAGGGAACCTCTTTCCCGCGATGTCTGTCAGAGACAACCTGCAACTGGGCGCCTTCTTCGGGAGCAAAGACACAACCAGTGAACTTCTAAGGCACGTCTTCCATGCTTTTCCCAGGCTCGAGGGTCGCATCTCCCAAGTCGCTGGAACGATGAGCGGTGGAGAACAGAAGATGCTGGCCATAGGCATAGGGATAGTGTCTGATGCGAGGGTCCTGATGATCGATGAGCTCTCTCTGGGGCTAGCACCCAAGGTAGTGGCAAGCATCTTAGCCATCCTGAGGGATTTCCGTGACAGGACCGGCATTACCATAATCCTTTCTGAACAGAGCATCAAAGCACTTGAGGTCGCAGATCGAGTCTACGGCCTGGACGCAGGCGAAATAGTGTTTACCGAGAACGCCAGGGAGATGAACCGGGAACTGGTAAAGGCCCTTTATATGGGCGCCTGA
- a CDS encoding aminopeptidase — translation MQQDLTARLQAGALVAVSQCLSVQQGETVLIVTDQHCLDVAWALWRAAWKVRGEPMMMVMRPREAHGEEPPLPVAKAMKESAVCLLPTSRSLTHTVARREASEAGTRLASMPGITSDIAARSLDADYGQISCVTEKVASLLDAGASVQLETPAGTHLTMDISGRRAVRDTGLYTSPGAFGNLPAGEAYIAPVEGSATGHMVVDSTMAGIGFLDHPLVIEVVEGKAVSVTGRGYAERLEAMLDAAGPAARNLAELGIGTNPAATIVGNVLEDEKVLGTVHVALGSNASFGGRVRVACHLDGVMLRPSLWVDGVLVMESGMLLA, via the coding sequence ATGCAGCAGGACCTTACGGCCAGACTACAGGCAGGAGCGCTTGTAGCCGTCAGCCAGTGCCTAAGCGTCCAGCAAGGTGAAACCGTTCTCATAGTGACGGACCAGCACTGCCTCGATGTGGCATGGGCTCTGTGGCGGGCCGCCTGGAAGGTCCGGGGAGAACCCATGATGATGGTCATGCGCCCGCGGGAGGCGCACGGAGAAGAGCCCCCTCTACCGGTGGCGAAGGCCATGAAGGAATCGGCCGTATGTCTCCTCCCGACCTCCAGGTCTCTCACCCACACGGTTGCGAGAAGAGAAGCTAGCGAAGCCGGAACCCGCCTTGCCAGCATGCCGGGCATTACCTCTGATATCGCCGCACGCTCACTGGATGCTGACTACGGGCAGATCTCGTGTGTTACCGAAAAAGTGGCTTCGCTGCTGGATGCGGGAGCCTCGGTGCAGCTGGAGACGCCCGCAGGCACGCATCTTACGATGGACATTTCCGGCCGCAGGGCAGTCCGCGATACGGGCCTATACACATCCCCAGGCGCTTTCGGCAATCTACCCGCAGGCGAGGCTTACATTGCCCCGGTTGAGGGTTCGGCCACCGGGCACATGGTAGTTGACTCGACTATGGCTGGCATAGGGTTCCTCGACCATCCCCTTGTGATAGAGGTGGTGGAGGGGAAGGCCGTGTCAGTGACAGGGCGCGGCTACGCGGAGAGGCTGGAGGCCATGCTTGACGCAGCAGGTCCTGCCGCCCGAAACCTGGCCGAGCTGGGGATTGGCACGAACCCGGCGGCAACCATTGTGGGGAACGTTCTCGAGGATGAGAAGGTGCTGGGCACAGTGCACGTGGCACTGGGGTCCAACGCTAGCTTCGGCGGGCGGGTTAGGGTAGCCTGCCACCTTGACGGGGTGATGCTGCGCCCCAGTCTTTGGGTTGACGGAGTCTTGGTGATGGAGTCGGGGATGCTGTTGGCGTAG
- a CDS encoding aspartate/glutamate racemase family protein, with product MRIKVIIPNSSLEFLGLAIEERRKAVPEGIRVDTVCLEHGPVSLESASDEALVASHLLGEVRKAENEGYNAVTIDCAADPIARAAREAVSIPVVSAGLASYQYAMGLCRRFSVITVLNCTASLIRDNISRYELSQKVASVRAADVPVLALKEHNKAITAIISESRRAIELDGAEAIVLGCTGMSSFTDLLQSELGVPVIDPAAAALNMAISLCRMNLTQSRQCFLISPAKEVL from the coding sequence ATGAGAATTAAGGTCATAATACCCAATTCCTCCCTGGAGTTTCTAGGACTGGCCATTGAGGAACGCAGGAAGGCTGTCCCTGAGGGTATTCGAGTCGACACCGTCTGTTTGGAGCACGGCCCCGTGTCGCTGGAATCAGCCTCAGACGAGGCTCTGGTCGCATCGCATTTGCTAGGGGAGGTGCGTAAGGCCGAAAACGAAGGGTACAATGCAGTTACCATAGACTGTGCTGCGGATCCGATTGCCAGGGCGGCAAGAGAGGCTGTCAGCATACCGGTAGTGAGCGCTGGACTAGCCAGCTACCAGTATGCCATGGGCCTGTGTCGCAGGTTCTCGGTAATAACTGTGCTCAACTGTACAGCCAGTCTCATCAGGGACAATATCAGCAGGTATGAGCTATCCCAGAAGGTGGCTTCGGTAAGGGCCGCGGACGTGCCGGTTCTAGCCTTGAAGGAGCACAACAAGGCGATCACCGCAATTATTTCAGAGTCCAGGCGAGCTATCGAACTGGATGGAGCTGAAGCCATAGTGCTGGGGTGCACGGGCATGTCTTCCTTTACCGACCTCCTGCAATCTGAGCTGGGGGTTCCGGTGATAGATCCCGCAGCTGCTGCCTTGAACATGGCCATTTCTCTTTGCCGGATGAATCTGACGCAGAGCAGGCAGTGCTTCTTAATCTCGCCCGCTAAAGAGGTGTTATAG
- a CDS encoding ABC transporter substrate-binding protein codes for MNKKTLKALAALSLAILLAGGVTSCTAPTAPAPTDTTLPAIKILGTMPLSGEAANLGPAYDRAIRMAVDELNETGIPGFAGIDYKVIDTETKPSTFQKKLEREVQTWGPDLIIGAALETELRVPCQLSPQYKLPCVVGGHLSMSKYIPPGEVPLSKWVCYYGYSDYYCGWLAGQFFHEMGAKKVAFVGGDYDWSYSNSMGLKAYWENNGKPFEISPVIYTPLDKTDFATEVDIIKQAQPDALYCAYMGAGWFSFPKQLRDAGAVPEYFLYDPTYSNMGGAKITGAYGAENIYTLADHDPDSSAWAEFVKKWKERYGQDAYPEAYTNNHYQAIYWFIEAVKKAGPKALEDHELLIDTMLETSFQNVCISPMGPLCDYGSNAGATGAIIQFQPGSGLDPSFPLHEVMIKTYETPKKDSMSVLQEMKGLTKLEQGQAYPAGD; via the coding sequence ATGAACAAGAAGACGCTTAAAGCGCTCGCGGCGTTGTCACTGGCGATACTACTCGCCGGAGGTGTCACGTCATGCACTGCACCGACCGCCCCTGCACCTACTGACACCACCCTACCGGCTATCAAGATTCTTGGCACAATGCCATTGTCAGGGGAAGCTGCCAACCTCGGACCAGCGTATGACAGGGCGATTCGCATGGCGGTGGACGAACTGAACGAGACTGGAATTCCCGGGTTTGCCGGCATCGATTACAAGGTGATTGACACCGAAACCAAACCTTCAACGTTTCAGAAGAAGCTCGAACGGGAAGTCCAGACTTGGGGGCCGGACCTAATCATCGGTGCTGCGCTGGAAACGGAGCTCCGAGTGCCATGCCAGCTGTCGCCACAGTACAAGCTTCCCTGCGTGGTTGGTGGTCACCTAAGCATGTCCAAGTACATCCCTCCAGGGGAAGTCCCCCTATCCAAATGGGTCTGCTACTATGGATACTCCGACTACTACTGTGGGTGGCTTGCTGGCCAGTTCTTCCACGAGATGGGCGCCAAGAAGGTAGCCTTTGTAGGTGGCGATTACGATTGGAGCTACAGCAACAGCATGGGCCTGAAGGCATACTGGGAGAATAACGGGAAACCTTTCGAAATCTCACCCGTCATTTATACCCCACTTGACAAGACCGATTTTGCCACTGAGGTAGATATCATCAAACAAGCACAGCCAGATGCCCTCTACTGCGCCTACATGGGGGCCGGTTGGTTCAGCTTTCCCAAACAGCTTCGAGATGCCGGAGCCGTCCCGGAGTACTTCCTGTACGATCCCACGTATTCAAACATGGGAGGTGCCAAGATCACAGGAGCGTACGGAGCGGAAAACATCTATACGCTCGCCGATCACGACCCGGACAGTTCGGCCTGGGCTGAATTCGTGAAAAAGTGGAAGGAAAGGTACGGGCAGGACGCTTATCCCGAAGCCTATACCAACAACCACTATCAGGCCATTTACTGGTTCATTGAAGCCGTTAAGAAAGCCGGGCCTAAGGCGCTAGAAGACCACGAGTTGCTCATTGATACCATGCTTGAGACGTCCTTCCAAAATGTCTGTATCAGCCCCATGGGACCATTGTGCGATTATGGGAGCAACGCGGGGGCAACGGGGGCGATCATACAGTTCCAACCCGGTTCCGGGTTGGACCCAAGCTTCCCTTTGCACGAGGTGATGATTAAGACCTACGAGACTCCCAAGAAGGATTCAATGAGCGTTCTCCAGGAGATGAAAGGTCTCACGAAGCTGGAGCAGGGTCAGGCCTACCCTGCGGGGGATTGA